From the genome of Bacilli bacterium PM5-9, one region includes:
- a CDS encoding PPP family 3-phenylpropionic acid transporter (product_source=KO:K05820; cath_funfam=1.20.1250.20; cog=COG2814; ko=KO:K05820; pfam=PF12832; superfamily=103473; transmembrane_helix_parts=Inside_1_6,TMhelix_7_25,Outside_26_39,TMhelix_40_62,Inside_63_70,TMhelix_71_90,Outside_91_93,TMhelix_94_111,Inside_112_130,TMhelix_131_150,Outside_151_159,TMhelix_160_177,Inside_178_205,TMhelix_206_228,Outside_229_237,TMhelix_238_260,Inside_261_266,TMhelix_267_289,Outside_290_293,TMhelix_294_316,Inside_317_328,TMhelix_329_351,Outside_352_360,TMhelix_361_383,Inside_384_387), protein MKKQTLNITIIFITLFFGLGAFFPFNSIYLQDTLHYSGSQIGLFYSLAALVVVISVPLFGIIADKIRNPKLVYIFCAIAASLFLIPFSFLKPFYIIVTLYVFINAIRSALIPLADTIALDYCAQENANYGMIRSLSSLAFILASLITGYLLERFEDYSALFIYIHTVLIVVSAFFMAKQKNTYQDNNANSSNFKDDLISLLQNKQYLLIIIIMGLSYGVIQVSQAYISLSILDLGGNSNIVGISFFFLVIPEVIFFTFVIKFTKKVQHIYLMLFGALCLLLRWIILYYTNSIPILLFVSSAHGIVMAFIVIVGFDLIKKIVKGNVISSAMSIYTGLANIFFSIISFIAGYIIDNGGIDGTYLLYFVTTLIIIFAIIIYVIFYSRRTE, encoded by the coding sequence ATGAAAAAACAAACTCTTAATATCACAATTATTTTTATAACACTATTTTTTGGGTTGGGAGCTTTTTTCCCATTTAATTCAATTTATTTACAAGATACACTTCATTATTCTGGTTCACAAATTGGATTGTTTTATTCATTGGCAGCATTGGTTGTTGTAATATCTGTTCCTTTATTTGGAATAATTGCTGATAAAATTAGAAACCCTAAATTAGTTTATATTTTTTGTGCGATTGCAGCTAGTTTATTTTTAATACCTTTTAGTTTTTTAAAACCATTTTATATAATTGTAACTTTATATGTTTTTATAAATGCAATAAGATCAGCACTAATACCATTAGCTGATACAATAGCTCTTGATTATTGTGCGCAAGAGAATGCAAACTATGGAATGATTCGTTCATTATCATCATTAGCTTTTATTTTAGCATCTCTTATAACAGGGTATTTACTTGAACGATTTGAAGATTATAGTGCCTTGTTTATTTATATTCATACTGTATTAATAGTGGTTAGTGCATTTTTTATGGCAAAACAAAAAAATACTTATCAGGATAATAATGCAAATAGTTCAAATTTTAAAGATGATTTAATAAGTTTATTACAAAATAAGCAATATTTATTAATTATTATCATAATGGGACTATCTTATGGTGTTATTCAAGTATCGCAAGCATATATATCACTTTCAATTCTTGATTTAGGTGGTAATTCAAACATTGTAGGTATATCTTTTTTCTTTTTAGTAATTCCAGAAGTTATTTTCTTTACGTTTGTTATAAAGTTTACTAAAAAAGTTCAACATATTTATTTAATGTTATTTGGTGCATTATGCTTATTATTAAGATGGATTATTTTATATTACACTAATTCAATTCCAATCTTATTATTTGTTTCTTCTGCACATGGTATTGTTATGGCATTTATTGTTATTGTGGGATTTGATTTGATAAAGAAAATTGTTAAAGGAAATGTTATTTCTAGTGCAATGTCTATCTATACTGGACTAGCAAACATATTTTTTTCAATTATTTCATTTATTGCAGGTTACATCATTGATAATGGTGGTATTGATGGAACATACTTACTTTATTTTGTCACAACTTTAATTATTATATTTGCTATAATAATCTACGTTATATTCTATTCAAGGAGGACTGAGTAA